AAACGAGTTCTCATGAGATTTACTGATGAATTCCAGTGAGAGATGAGTGACTAACAGAAGGTTGTATGTAAGAAATAGAGATTAACATCACAGTGAAACGTGCTGCTGGAAATAATAAAGTCTGAAAAAGTTTTGCTGCTCTGGAGTTGGACACCTGCACAGTATCGATCTGACCAAGAAGAAAGGTCTCTCTGTTCTTCAGAGACGAATTGCACCAGTAGGTTAAGACACACTCCACAGTTCAACACAATGGATGTTTGATATTATGAAAGAGCACTGATTTTGCTGACTGACAGATTACAACTCACTCCACAGGAATCCTTCCCTCCAGCCTTGTCGCCTGCAAGCACCACCCTAGAGAGCGTCTGATAACGCTCCACCTCGCAGCTCGTCTGAGGCATGAGGGAAATTTTCACCTCCTGAAGGATTTCTGGATCCGGTAAACGAACTGCAGGAACACAGGAGAAGTGAAGAGGTGGTCATATTCTAATGATATTGTCTGATAGTGAGCTTAATGGCTGCTGCACCGTGAGGGAAATCTGGAGCAACCAATTAGAGAAGAGCTTCCAGTCACATGGTTACCAGAGGCTGAGGATGGAAACTGTGAGTTTTGAGACGATTCAACCGTTTTTTTCAATTCCATTTTGGTTACATCAAATGATCATTTGGTTGGATTAATGTTCAGAAACAGTTCTGAAGACTGtgctgtgttttcagttgaTCTTGTAGTGCAGCAGCCACATATAGTCACAGCACCACAACATCAGGTGTTCTGGCAAAACAAAAGGCACCGTAAGGGAGCATTATTACATAATCAGGTcttcactgtgtgtttgtatagaAAATTGCATCGTGTATGTGTTTCTATTCTCTTACACAGTGTAGACATGCTACAGCAGGCTGCTTCATGTGTAGAACTTACCACCATTCCCAATCTGCCCCCAGCCGATGATCCAACAGTCAGACGATGAACCCAAGACGTCATCAGGGCTGGCCAGCAGAACCGGGGCAACACGTTGTGAGAACATGACTGTTTTCTTCAGCTTGATCAAGGCGATGTCATTGGCAAAGCCGTTGCTCAGAGAATGAAAGTGAGGGTGAAGGATGACAGCATCTATAGCCATGTAACGAACAGATGTCTTTTGCAGCGCATGTGTGCCAATCCAGACCATTGATTGACGAAAATCAGGCTGTTGTAGTCTGGCaacacacccagacacacacacacacacacacacacacacccagacacacacacacacacacacacacacacacacacacacacacacacacacacacacacacacgtatttaTAGATGTAGTCTCCAGGTCAACTGGTGGATTGGTTGACTCTTATTCAACCTAATTCTCATTGCCTGGACAGctgtctgtgtttctttcttCAGAAGAGAAGCACTGCATCAATAGTTTTCCTGGATCAGTCCATTATTTTTGGTGACTCTCAGCCTAATGGAACCTGCTAGGTCGtagttatttcattttttctgacTGTTGGTCTCACTTTGCCAGCCCATTCTCTAGAATATAATGTTCTGGCTGCACCATATGATCAAAAAGACACACTCTggcttgttttcatttgtttaaatcAGTCACAGTTGTTGTGGGTGgtgtgaacatttttattttttaaacagttggCCATAAAGTGGAGTGTAAACCTTGCAACCAGCAGTTATTGTCGGTTTAGGCTAATAAGGCTAGCAGATGATGGATATAGTCCATCTACCGGTAtcatgtagatttttttccctaGTAACAGCCTCAGTTTAGCGAAGCAGACGAGAGTACGTCAGAGAAGCTGAGCATCAAACTGCTGTGGACAGAatcagcagaaaaaacacattttgccaCCACAGTTAATGCATTTGCTGCTTGAACTGTATCGGCAGTCAAAAATTGGACACCTCAGTGAAACTTGTAGCTTTGCTAGTAGTAAACTTAGCAGTGCAGGTAATATTGCGTTACGTGGAATAGTTTGGACAGAGTGTActgtatattataatatattgaAGGTGTCCTGCTTTAACAGACCAGCTTTGCCACCAAACTTGAGAAACATGACTGAGGGAAAAGAGGGAGTAGTTGTCTTGACCTGCATGTTAATAGTCACCAGTGGTCTCCTGCTGCTACGGTGGAAGATCATTTGGGTCACATGAAAAAAacttctgaaaacacaaactcatTCTTACCCATTCCAGCAGTGTGCAGCAGTCAGCACCCACTCACTGTTGAGGAGGGTGCCGCCACAACGCCACCTGGATCTGCGGTCGTATGTTGAGATGTTGAGGTGAACCATCCACGGC
This portion of the Amphiprion ocellaris isolate individual 3 ecotype Okinawa chromosome 19, ASM2253959v1, whole genome shotgun sequence genome encodes:
- the LOC111568668 gene encoding tryptase-2-like, which gives rise to MVPIRVSSLHPVILSCSCSFTACRVTATLSSITTMTFCKLLSVLVLIYNTEVSVSIMGGTDAPQGSWPWMVHLNISTYDRRSRWRCGGTLLNSEWVLTAAHCWNGLQQPDFRQSMVWIGTHALQKTSVRYMAIDAVILHPHFHSLSNGFANDIALIKLKKTVMFSQRVAPVLLASPDDVLGSSSDCWIIGWGQIGNGVRLPDPEILQEVKISLMPQTSCEVERYQTLSRVVLAGDKAGGKDSCGGDNGGPLMCRTARGFVQVGIRSYGSGGSCGLPDSPGVYTRVSKHLCFINYYVHQG